Below is a window of 'Nostoc azollae' 0708 DNA.
TGCCATAATCGCTCCATGGGGTTAAGTTGAGGAGAGTGAGATGGTTGAAAAATGGGAATAATATTTTCAGGGCAAGACAGTGCCAAAGCTTGGTGTGCAGAAGCTTGATCCATCTGCATTAATCCCATATCAGAACCTAATTCTTGAGATAGGACATCCAAGAATTTCTGAAAATTTTCACTGTTTAGATGAGGATATTCCTGACAAAAATGCCATCCAGAGGTGGGTTCAATAACTCCATAAAGCCAAAATGCTTTTCGTGGCCACTGCACCCTCACTACAGGTTTAACACCACGAGCCGTAATCACTCACTCGTCCAGTTTCGGTCTTCAAACCTAATCTGGTTTCGTCCTGGCACAGGTAACTCAGTCGTTTTCCCCCACCCAATAGTTTCTCTAAAGCTACCAAGGCAAGGGGGATGTTTTTTTTTAAAGGTTTATAGCTTGCTCATCTTGTGATGAGCTGATGGGTCGAGGTACTTTCAACTTTGCCCCTAGTTTGTAGGGCACTAAACTGTAAACTGTCTTGTATTTGACTTGGACGTGCCATTCTTGCTCTAGCCATTCCACAATTTGCCTATAACTGCTAAACCTTTGGGGGGATTCTAACTTTGATATTAGTTGTGATAGCATTTCACCTTGTATTAAAGGAGTTGCCCCAGGCGCAGTTTTTACCTCTCAAAGAGAAGATAGTCCTCCTTTTCCATACCTTTGTAACCATCCTGTTATTGTTGACCCATCTCTGCCCAATCTTCGGCTCACTTCTTGATGCTGGGTTACTTGTTCTGTTTTTATCCACCACAGCATTTG
It encodes the following:
- a CDS encoding winged helix-turn-helix domain-containing protein, which codes for MLSQLISKLESPQRFSSYRQIVEWLEQEWHVQVKYKTVYSLVPYKLGAKLKVPRPISSSQDEQAINL
- a CDS encoding helix-turn-helix domain-containing protein translates to MARPFNLEVQESAEYLSKSLKNARTALDKERLQMLWWIKTEQVTQHQEVSRRLGRDGSTITGWLQRYGKGGLSSL
- a CDS encoding transposase, with the translated sequence MITARGVKPVVRVQWPRKAFWLYGVIEPTSGWHFCQEYPHLNSENFQKFLDVLSQELGSDMGLMQMDQASAHQALALSCPENIIPIFQPSHSPQLNPMERLWQFIKRQFKGESFSHLDQCVKEFNMN